AAAATCTAAATTTTCAGCGTCGATTAGAATAATTCTTTGTCCTGTTTGTTGTTTAAAGAATGTCAAATACCCCTTATTAATTCCCTCTAAATAATCTGAACTTATCCCTTGTTCATAAGACCTTCCTCTTTTTCGAATATTACGTAATGCTCTCTCGGGACTTATATGCAAATAAACCCATAAATCAGGCTTAGGAACTTGTTGGAAAATAATCTTATATAGGGTCTGAAATAACTTTTGCTCATCCATACCTAAAGTATTACTTGCAAAAATCAAGGATTTCATAACATGGTAATCGGAAATAGTAAAATTGGTAAATAAGTCCTGGACCGATAATTCATTATTAATATGTTGAAACCGTTCTGCCAAAAAAGATAATTCCAATGGAAATGCATATTGATCGGGGTTAGCATAAAACTTAGGCAAAAATGGATTGTCTTCAAATTTTTCCA
This genomic interval from Bacteroidia bacterium contains the following:
- a CDS encoding deoxynucleoside kinase, coding for MFGYNYIVIEGIIGSGKTTLAKMLSEEFNGNLVLEKFEDNPFLPKFYANPDQYAFPLELSFLAERFQHINNELSVQDLFTNFTISDYHVMKSLIFASNTLGMDEQKLFQTLYKIIFQQVPKPDLWVYLHISPERALRNIRKRGRSYEQGISSDYLEGINKGYLTFFKQQTGQRIILIDAENLDFVENPQDYLKIKEILSNKYPIGVNFA